From Marinobacterium sp. LSUCC0821, a single genomic window includes:
- a CDS encoding sulfite exporter TauE/SafE family protein — protein sequence MTPILMVGFGVPAAVAVSTDLLYASVTKAGGIFEYAKRGLVKFKVAALLLLGSVPSSSLTLIWLGQLSNPESIEVIINLTLGISLILTSLAVFFRSHIRAFALAKSGTALANKLRELRPIFTVLAGLLLGVLVTLSSVGAGALGTAILILLYPRWSMAEIVGTDLLHAVLITGFAGLGHYQLGTVDFALLGSLLIGSLPGVWLGSRLGATLSPKLMQPIMGSLLMTIGLKFVLAS from the coding sequence ATGACTCCTATTCTTATGGTCGGCTTTGGCGTTCCTGCGGCTGTTGCTGTTAGTACCGATCTACTCTACGCCTCTGTAACTAAAGCGGGTGGCATTTTTGAATATGCCAAAAGAGGGTTGGTTAAGTTCAAGGTCGCAGCACTTCTACTCTTAGGTAGTGTGCCTTCCTCATCGTTGACGCTTATCTGGTTGGGACAGCTAAGCAACCCTGAAAGTATTGAGGTCATCATCAATTTAACTTTGGGGATATCGCTTATTCTGACCTCGCTGGCAGTCTTTTTTCGCAGTCATATTAGAGCGTTTGCACTTGCTAAATCGGGTACAGCGCTTGCTAACAAACTGCGTGAGTTAAGACCAATTTTTACTGTCTTGGCCGGTCTTTTGCTGGGGGTGTTGGTGACACTCTCCTCTGTAGGTGCAGGTGCTTTGGGTACAGCGATTCTTATTCTTCTCTACCCGCGTTGGAGTATGGCAGAGATCGTTGGTACCGACCTTCTGCACGCAGTTTTGATCACTGGATTCGCAGGGCTTGGGCACTACCAGCTAGGTACAGTCGATTTTGCCCTTTTGGGTTCACTGCTTATCGGTTCGCTGCCAGGTGTGTGGTTGGGAAGTAGGCTAGGTGCGACTTTGTCGCCTAAGTTGATGCAGCCAATTATGGGGTCACTTCTGATGACCATTGGCTTGAAGTTTGTTTTAGCAAGTTAA
- the cysD gene encoding sulfate adenylyltransferase subunit CysD yields MEQLSQHRLTHLRELEAESIHIIREVAAEFGNPVMLYSIGKDSSVMLHLARKAFYPGKPPFPLLHVDTTWKFREMIEFRDKMAKEAGMELLVHTNQEGVDMGINPAIHGSAKHTDLMKTQALKQALNKYQFDAAFGGARRDEERSRAKERVFSFRDKNHRWDPKNQRPELWNIYNTKVNKGESIRVFPLSNWTELDIWQYIYLENISIVPLYYSAPRPVVDRDGMIVMVDDDRLPLAEGEVPQEKSIRFRTLGCYPLTGAVESTATTLPEIIQEMLLATTSERQGRAIDHDGAGSMEQKKIEGYF; encoded by the coding sequence ATGGAACAGCTATCACAACACCGTTTGACTCACCTCCGCGAATTGGAAGCGGAGAGCATCCACATAATTCGTGAAGTCGCTGCAGAGTTTGGCAACCCAGTCATGCTTTACTCGATCGGGAAAGACTCGTCTGTGATGTTGCACCTTGCGCGCAAGGCCTTCTATCCAGGCAAACCGCCATTCCCATTGCTACATGTAGATACCACTTGGAAGTTCCGAGAGATGATTGAGTTCCGGGACAAGATGGCCAAAGAGGCGGGTATGGAACTGCTTGTTCATACCAACCAAGAGGGTGTTGATATGGGCATCAACCCCGCGATTCATGGCTCAGCTAAACATACTGACCTAATGAAGACGCAGGCGCTGAAACAGGCTCTAAACAAATATCAGTTCGATGCAGCCTTTGGTGGTGCGCGTCGTGATGAGGAGCGATCTCGCGCGAAAGAGCGAGTATTCAGTTTCCGAGATAAGAACCACCGCTGGGATCCCAAAAACCAGCGTCCTGAACTGTGGAACATCTACAACACCAAAGTAAATAAAGGTGAGAGCATTCGTGTCTTCCCTCTATCTAACTGGACCGAGCTAGATATCTGGCAATACATATACTTAGAGAACATTTCCATAGTCCCACTTTACTACTCAGCGCCACGACCTGTGGTTGATCGTGACGGCATGATTGTGATGGTAGACGACGATCGCCTCCCATTAGCTGAAGGTGAGGTGCCACAAGAGAAATCGATTCGCTTTAGAACGCTTGGCTGTTACCCGCTCACTGGAGCTGTCGAATCTACTGCAACTACCCTTCCAGAGATCATTCAGGAGATGTTGCTAGCAACGACGTCTGAGCGACAAGGGCGTGCGATTGACCATGATGGTGCAGGTTCCATGGAGCAGAAGAAAATTGAAGGGTACTTCTAA
- the cysN gene encoding sulfate adenylyltransferase subunit CysN encodes MSHQSELIASDINAYLQQHENKELLRFITCGSVDDGKSTLIGRLLHDSKMIYEDQLAAIHNDSKRVGTTGEAPDLALLVDGLQAEREQGITIDVAYRYFSTAKRKFIIADTPGHEQYTRNMATGASTADLAIILIDARYGVQTQTRRHSFIVSLLGIKHVVVAINKMDLVEFSQTRFNKIQAEYTILAQSLGIKNAQFVPISALKGDNVVDRSLETPWYQGPTLMEELEVVTIESAADEKFFRFPVQYVNRPNLDFRGFAGTVASGSIEPGDQIKVLPSGQTSTVKSIVTMDGDLAEAFAPMSVTLTLNDEIDISRGDMIVKADCPELPTQAFSANLVWMDQKPLQLGRTYDVKFVASRSAGRVSAIQYKVDVNTLEKQATDRLELNEIAEVELQLERQLLIDPYSHSRATGAFILIDRLTNSTVAAGMVSALAQAQTDNDIYQQSAVSVDQRANRLGQWPSIIGFNNASEALLFTLEKRLFDRGYLPVVSDQREAFSSLKQAGLIVLTDKIEAAEVIVGNHPDAQIYIDPSLSLESQLELIISSLADFKLI; translated from the coding sequence ATGAGCCACCAGTCAGAGCTAATTGCGAGCGACATCAACGCATATCTTCAACAACACGAGAACAAAGAGCTGCTTCGCTTCATCACCTGCGGCAGTGTCGATGATGGAAAATCAACTCTGATTGGTCGTCTTCTTCACGACTCAAAAATGATCTATGAAGATCAGTTAGCTGCGATCCACAACGACAGCAAACGTGTCGGTACAACCGGCGAAGCCCCTGACTTGGCACTTCTAGTAGATGGTTTGCAAGCAGAGCGTGAGCAAGGTATTACCATTGATGTGGCTTACCGCTACTTCTCAACGGCGAAACGCAAATTCATCATTGCCGATACACCGGGACATGAGCAGTACACTCGTAATATGGCAACGGGCGCATCCACTGCAGACCTAGCCATCATTTTGATTGATGCCCGTTATGGTGTGCAGACCCAGACACGTCGTCACAGTTTTATTGTTTCGCTACTGGGTATTAAGCATGTCGTTGTAGCGATCAATAAGATGGATCTTGTTGAATTCAGCCAAACGCGATTCAACAAAATTCAGGCAGAGTACACAATTTTGGCTCAGTCACTTGGTATCAAAAACGCACAGTTTGTCCCTATCTCCGCGCTTAAAGGGGATAACGTCGTCGATCGTTCACTTGAGACACCTTGGTATCAGGGGCCTACCCTCATGGAAGAGTTAGAGGTCGTTACGATTGAAAGCGCTGCTGATGAGAAGTTTTTCCGTTTTCCAGTCCAGTATGTAAACCGCCCTAATCTTGATTTCCGCGGCTTTGCAGGCACTGTAGCTTCAGGCTCAATTGAGCCAGGTGATCAGATCAAGGTACTACCTAGCGGTCAAACATCGACGGTTAAATCCATCGTTACGATGGACGGTGACCTAGCAGAGGCCTTTGCTCCTATGTCAGTTACCCTTACGCTTAATGATGAGATTGATATCTCTCGCGGTGACATGATCGTAAAGGCTGACTGCCCAGAACTACCTACCCAAGCTTTTTCAGCCAACCTAGTGTGGATGGATCAAAAGCCGCTACAACTTGGGCGTACCTATGATGTGAAATTTGTCGCGTCACGCTCAGCTGGACGCGTTAGTGCCATCCAATACAAAGTAGACGTCAATACACTTGAAAAACAGGCAACTGATCGCCTTGAACTCAATGAGATAGCGGAAGTTGAGCTACAACTTGAACGCCAACTTCTTATCGACCCTTACTCACACAGCCGCGCAACAGGCGCGTTCATTCTGATCGATCGCCTAACTAACTCCACAGTAGCAGCAGGCATGGTGAGCGCGCTCGCACAAGCTCAGACAGATAACGATATCTATCAACAGAGTGCAGTAAGTGTCGATCAACGTGCTAATCGCCTTGGACAGTGGCCAAGTATCATCGGGTTCAACAACGCGTCAGAAGCACTGCTATTCACCCTAGAGAAGCGACTATTCGATCGTGGTTACTTGCCTGTAGTAAGTGACCAGCGAGAAGCCTTCTCTTCATTGAAGCAGGCCGGTTTGATTGTATTGACCGATAAAATTGAGGCTGCAGAGGTGATTGTTGGCAACCACCCTGATGCGCAAATCTATATCGACCCAAGCCTATCTTTGGAATCTCAGCTAGAGTTGATCATCTCAAGTCTTGCCGATTTTAAATTGATCTAA
- the rsxA gene encoding electron transport complex subunit RsxA yields MSEFLMILISTVLVNNFVLVQFLGLCPFMGVSNKLETAMGMSLATTFVLTLSSVCSYLVYTYLLVPFELNYLQTVSFILVIAVVVQFTEMVVHKTSPMLYKLLGIFLPLITTNCAVLGVALLNIRKQNDFIESIGYGFGAAVGFSLALILFSAIRERIAVADVPVVFKGPAIGMITAGLMSLAFMGFAGLVQF; encoded by the coding sequence ATGAGTGAGTTCTTGATGATTCTGATCAGCACAGTGTTGGTGAACAACTTTGTGCTCGTTCAATTTCTCGGTCTCTGCCCGTTTATGGGGGTCTCTAACAAGCTTGAGACTGCAATGGGTATGTCGCTTGCGACCACCTTTGTACTCACCCTCTCATCAGTCTGCAGCTATCTGGTCTACACCTATCTGCTAGTACCGTTTGAGCTTAACTACCTGCAGACCGTCTCGTTTATTTTGGTGATTGCAGTGGTGGTTCAGTTCACTGAGATGGTGGTTCATAAAACCAGCCCAATGCTCTACAAACTGCTAGGGATTTTTCTTCCGCTCATTACAACCAACTGTGCAGTATTGGGCGTAGCGCTTTTAAACATCCGCAAACAGAACGACTTCATAGAATCGATCGGTTATGGCTTTGGTGCGGCTGTCGGATTCTCATTAGCACTGATTCTATTCTCTGCGATTCGTGAACGTATCGCGGTAGCTGATGTTCCAGTGGTATTCAAAGGGCCTGCAATCGGCATGATTACTGCAGGGTTAATGTCATTAGCATTCATGGGCTTTGCCGGCCTGGTTCAGTTCTAA
- the rsxB gene encoding electron transport complex subunit RsxB, with protein MSTVAIAIIVFLILALIFGVLLGYAAVKFKVEGNPIVEQIDALLPQTQCGQCGHPGCRPYAEAIAGGEAINKCPPGGQSTIDQLAELLGVESMELDAEHGAEDVRKVAYIREDECIGCTKCIQACPVDAILGAAKLMHTVIVDECTGCDLCVEPCPVDCIDMIPVATTTVNWKWPAPPSPMQLIATDRQVIREEGGVQ; from the coding sequence GTGAGTACTGTTGCAATCGCAATCATCGTCTTTCTAATCCTGGCACTGATCTTTGGTGTACTGCTCGGCTATGCCGCGGTTAAGTTCAAAGTCGAGGGTAACCCGATCGTAGAACAGATCGACGCCCTACTTCCGCAAACTCAGTGTGGTCAGTGTGGTCATCCAGGCTGTCGCCCATATGCTGAAGCGATCGCGGGTGGCGAAGCGATCAACAAGTGTCCTCCAGGCGGCCAATCCACTATCGATCAACTCGCAGAACTGCTTGGCGTCGAATCGATGGAGCTTGATGCAGAACATGGCGCAGAAGATGTTCGTAAAGTGGCCTACATTCGTGAAGATGAGTGTATCGGCTGTACCAAGTGTATTCAGGCCTGCCCGGTCGATGCGATATTGGGCGCAGCAAAACTGATGCATACAGTGATTGTTGATGAGTGCACTGGCTGTGACCTCTGTGTAGAGCCCTGCCCGGTAGACTGTATTGATATGATTCCCGTTGCGACAACCACCGTAAACTGGAAGTGGCCAGCACCACCTAGCCCGATGCAATTAATTGCGACAGACCGACAAGTCATTCGTGAAGAGGGTGGCGTGCAGTGA
- the rsxC gene encoding electron transport complex subunit RsxC, translating to MIKIHSFHGGIHPPENKKQSTRADIDRCPLPKILVVPTQQHIGMPADPIVKVGQKVLKGELIAESVGRISASIHAPTSGTVIEISEQPVPHASGLTAECIVIESDGADQWIEHEGLSDYREIERSELVSYIHNKGIAGMGGAGFPTDVKLNLSHDHIVNTLIINAAECEPYITADDMLMREHADEVIKGIEIIAHLLTPSHIIIGIEDNKPNAIRALNLALTKTELAIDLAVVPTKYPSGGERQLIQLLTGVEVPSGKIPADVGIVVQNVGTTRALHRAVAFGEPLIERIVTVTGNAVAHPRNFHTLIGTPFADLLKAADLDEDALFHLVMGGPMMGVGVDNQAIPVIKTTNCIIAASESEMPESPAAQACIRCGMCEQACPAQLLPQQLYWFAKGNEFEKAKNHNLFDCIECGACAYVCPSSIPLVQFYRYAKSEIRAEQVEQRKADHARARFEARNERLEREAIEKAERRKARAAEAAKTQAARKAAAEKGETATDAPAIDAKALKTAAAVARTKLKKSEKALATAIEQKLNDSELQQLRTEVEQAAQRADEAEKALVAGESTIAAPDDKALKIAAASARTKLKKAEDALKSARDKGLEGLEKLEATVAKLKAAADEAESAYAAVQEAQANSASTADTSQTSALSLKDLKQQVSIMRTKLKKAESNDPIDEAEVETLKTRLNEATSAFETADNQLIELAAKDGIDLKQLRIDVALAKVTVTKLDRAIAKSEDEAEQTQLTTELESAKQSFAELESTLNRYE from the coding sequence GTGATCAAGATTCATAGCTTCCACGGTGGCATTCATCCACCTGAAAACAAGAAACAGTCGACTCGTGCTGATATCGATCGTTGCCCGCTGCCTAAGATTTTGGTTGTGCCAACCCAGCAGCATATCGGTATGCCTGCTGACCCTATCGTCAAAGTTGGGCAAAAGGTCCTTAAGGGCGAGCTGATAGCAGAGTCGGTCGGACGTATCAGTGCATCTATCCATGCACCGACCTCTGGAACTGTTATTGAGATATCGGAGCAACCTGTCCCTCACGCTTCTGGTCTCACCGCTGAATGTATTGTCATTGAGTCAGATGGTGCTGATCAATGGATTGAACACGAAGGTTTGAGTGACTACCGTGAAATTGAGCGCTCAGAACTTGTCAGCTACATCCATAACAAAGGGATTGCCGGCATGGGTGGTGCTGGATTTCCAACCGATGTGAAGCTCAATCTCAGCCACGACCATATCGTGAATACGCTCATTATCAACGCCGCAGAGTGTGAACCCTACATTACCGCTGATGACATGCTGATGCGTGAGCACGCGGATGAGGTTATCAAGGGCATCGAGATCATTGCCCATCTGCTCACCCCTAGCCATATCATCATTGGCATAGAGGACAATAAGCCCAATGCCATTCGGGCGCTAAACCTTGCACTGACTAAGACAGAACTTGCGATTGATTTAGCTGTTGTGCCTACTAAGTACCCGTCTGGTGGTGAGCGCCAGCTTATTCAGTTGCTTACAGGTGTTGAAGTACCTAGCGGCAAAATCCCTGCGGATGTTGGCATCGTTGTCCAAAACGTAGGGACCACACGAGCATTACACCGTGCTGTCGCGTTTGGTGAGCCACTTATCGAGCGTATCGTTACTGTAACCGGTAATGCCGTTGCCCATCCTCGAAACTTCCACACACTAATCGGCACCCCATTTGCAGATCTTCTGAAAGCAGCAGATCTCGATGAAGATGCCCTATTCCACCTTGTCATGGGTGGCCCGATGATGGGGGTTGGCGTTGATAACCAAGCGATACCAGTTATCAAAACGACTAACTGTATTATCGCAGCAAGCGAATCAGAGATGCCGGAATCGCCAGCAGCACAGGCTTGTATCCGATGCGGCATGTGTGAACAGGCCTGTCCTGCTCAGCTTTTACCACAACAGCTCTACTGGTTTGCGAAAGGGAATGAGTTTGAGAAAGCGAAGAATCATAACCTCTTCGACTGTATCGAATGTGGTGCCTGCGCCTATGTCTGCCCAAGTAGCATTCCACTGGTTCAGTTCTACCGCTACGCCAAATCTGAAATTCGCGCAGAACAAGTAGAGCAGCGTAAAGCCGATCATGCGCGTGCTCGCTTTGAAGCGCGTAATGAACGCCTAGAGCGTGAAGCGATCGAAAAAGCTGAACGTCGTAAAGCACGCGCTGCCGAAGCTGCAAAAACACAAGCTGCTCGCAAAGCCGCTGCTGAAAAAGGTGAAACAGCAACAGATGCCCCAGCAATCGATGCGAAAGCACTTAAGACTGCTGCAGCGGTTGCTCGAACCAAGTTGAAAAAGTCTGAAAAAGCACTCGCAACAGCTATTGAACAAAAGTTGAATGATTCTGAACTGCAACAACTTAGAACTGAGGTTGAGCAGGCGGCACAGAGAGCCGATGAAGCAGAAAAAGCGCTCGTTGCTGGAGAGAGCACTATTGCAGCACCCGATGATAAAGCACTTAAGATAGCCGCAGCCTCTGCTCGCACTAAACTTAAAAAAGCTGAAGATGCGTTGAAGAGTGCACGTGATAAAGGACTTGAAGGTTTAGAAAAACTGGAAGCGACTGTAGCTAAGCTTAAAGCTGCGGCTGATGAGGCGGAGTCCGCTTATGCAGCCGTGCAAGAAGCGCAAGCCAATAGCGCTAGTACTGCTGATACTTCGCAAACTTCAGCGTTATCGTTAAAAGATCTGAAACAACAGGTCTCTATCATGCGCACCAAACTGAAGAAGGCGGAGTCTAACGACCCAATCGATGAGGCTGAAGTAGAGACTCTTAAGACGCGCCTTAATGAAGCAACCTCCGCTTTTGAAACAGCCGACAACCAGTTAATTGAGTTGGCTGCCAAGGATGGAATAGACCTCAAGCAGCTTCGCATTGATGTGGCACTTGCTAAGGTAACAGTGACAAAACTTGATCGGGCAATCGCTAAATCTGAGGACGAAGCGGAGCAAACCCAATTAACAACGGAACTAGAATCAGCGAAGCAGAGCTTTGCTGAACTAGAGTCCACCCTAAACCGATACGAATAG
- a CDS encoding RnfABCDGE type electron transport complex subunit D, translated as MSLIRMSSPHVTRSNSSRGVMQLVLFAMIPGLIALTAFFGWGTLIQLAICLAAGLLFEAIALKLRGMPISYYLNDYSAVVTAALLAVSIPPSAPYWVGIVGMFVAIMIGKQVYGGLGNNPFNPAMVAYALLLVSFPVQMSGWNLPYVLVDQSSWGIPSFKETLSVILGQPSAIIDSYSGATPLDILRNQGAATTEELWRNNVTLKDGVAAYHAVAAAWFMGGIFLLYRKVFTWHTPFSLLMTLFVVSALFYGYDPSNYVDPFNQITLGAAMLGAFFIATDPVSSATSNRGRIVFGIGIGLLIFIIRTWGNYPDAVAFSVLLMNLAAPMIDHYTQPRSYGHKRARVGPKGK; from the coding sequence ATGTCATTAATTCGAATGAGCTCACCCCATGTAACCCGCAGCAACTCCAGCCGCGGCGTGATGCAGTTGGTGCTCTTTGCAATGATTCCAGGGTTAATTGCACTCACCGCATTTTTTGGTTGGGGGACGCTGATTCAACTTGCGATCTGTTTAGCTGCTGGCCTTCTATTTGAGGCGATTGCGCTGAAACTGCGCGGAATGCCTATAAGCTACTACCTAAATGACTACAGCGCTGTAGTGACTGCCGCACTCCTGGCCGTTTCAATACCACCTTCAGCTCCATATTGGGTCGGTATTGTTGGCATGTTTGTGGCCATTATGATCGGCAAACAGGTCTATGGTGGCTTGGGTAATAATCCATTTAACCCAGCGATGGTCGCCTACGCACTGTTGCTTGTCTCTTTCCCTGTTCAGATGAGTGGTTGGAACCTACCTTATGTTTTAGTGGACCAATCTAGCTGGGGCATTCCATCATTCAAAGAGACTTTAAGTGTCATCCTAGGCCAACCCTCGGCAATTATTGATAGCTACTCAGGGGCTACGCCGCTCGACATCTTGCGCAATCAGGGTGCTGCTACCACTGAAGAGCTGTGGCGCAACAATGTGACATTAAAAGATGGAGTCGCTGCTTACCATGCGGTTGCTGCGGCCTGGTTTATGGGCGGTATCTTCCTGCTCTATCGCAAAGTATTCACCTGGCACACCCCGTTTAGCCTGTTGATGACGCTGTTTGTAGTGAGCGCCCTCTTCTACGGCTACGACCCTAGCAACTATGTCGACCCATTCAACCAGATCACACTGGGGGCGGCGATGCTGGGTGCCTTCTTCATTGCAACCGATCCTGTATCTTCAGCAACGAGCAATCGGGGTCGCATAGTATTTGGGATTGGAATTGGCCTTTTGATCTTTATTATTCGCACCTGGGGCAACTACCCAGATGCAGTGGCCTTCTCTGTATTATTGATGAACCTTGCTGCACCGATGATCGACCACTACACCCAACCGCGTAGTTATGGCCATAAACGTGCACGTGTCGGACCTAAGGGTAAATAG
- the rsxG gene encoding electron transport complex subunit RsxG, which translates to MSEEQQNQEISFGGSIGKSMLGIGMFAILAAGIIAVTQVSTKDQIAENIRAAQSRALFEIFPADIDPHLFDHTVELAADELNLEEEAVNGYQVIDGETVKGVILPVRSEEGYSGNIDLMVGINADSSIAGVRIISHKETPGLGDKIDRAKSLWVDSFIGKIRQGSDDSRWAVKKDGGQFDQFTGATITPRAVVGAIGTAITYFENHRIELLQAKEQSQ; encoded by the coding sequence ATGAGCGAAGAGCAGCAGAACCAAGAGATAAGCTTTGGCGGTTCCATCGGCAAAAGCATGCTGGGTATCGGCATGTTCGCTATTCTAGCGGCGGGGATTATTGCCGTTACTCAGGTCTCAACCAAAGATCAGATTGCTGAGAATATTCGCGCAGCCCAATCACGTGCGTTATTTGAAATTTTTCCAGCAGATATCGATCCTCACTTGTTCGACCACACTGTCGAGTTAGCCGCTGATGAGCTTAATCTTGAAGAGGAAGCGGTAAACGGGTACCAAGTTATTGATGGCGAAACTGTAAAAGGCGTCATCCTCCCAGTTCGATCTGAAGAGGGTTACTCCGGCAACATCGATCTGATGGTGGGCATTAACGCCGATAGCTCTATCGCCGGCGTTCGTATTATTAGCCACAAAGAGACTCCAGGGCTTGGTGATAAGATTGATCGCGCAAAAAGTCTATGGGTCGACTCTTTCATCGGCAAGATTCGTCAAGGAAGTGATGATAGTCGCTGGGCGGTCAAAAAAGATGGTGGCCAGTTCGACCAGTTTACCGGTGCAACCATTACGCCACGTGCAGTCGTGGGTGCTATAGGTACGGCAATCACCTACTTTGAGAATCACCGAATCGAGCTTTTACAAGCGAAGGAGCAGAGCCAGTGA
- a CDS encoding electron transport complex subunit E codes for MSSNTSTLIRNGLWDNNPGLVQLLGLCPMLAVTNSVVNALGLSLATLVVLTGSNLTVSLFRKLTPETVRLPIFVMIIAAFVTAIELMMQAYTYELYTILGIFIPLIVTNCVIMGRADAFASRNPIYESFVDGFFMSVGFMAVLLVLGAMRELLGTGAIFANMDLLFGESAKGWQIVVADDYPNFLFAILPPGAFIGLGVLIAIKNWIDLRIKASQKPVVVEKSEPVAPGSKRVRVTG; via the coding sequence GTGAGTAGCAACACCTCAACGCTGATCCGTAATGGCTTATGGGACAACAACCCAGGCCTAGTGCAGCTGCTTGGTCTCTGTCCTATGCTGGCGGTAACCAACTCGGTTGTGAATGCTCTTGGCCTAAGCCTTGCGACACTCGTAGTACTAACAGGTAGCAACCTCACCGTTTCGCTGTTTCGAAAACTTACGCCAGAAACCGTGCGCCTTCCGATTTTTGTAATGATTATTGCGGCTTTTGTAACCGCAATAGAGCTCATGATGCAGGCATACACCTATGAGCTCTATACCATTCTCGGCATCTTTATCCCATTAATTGTGACCAACTGCGTGATCATGGGCCGTGCTGACGCGTTCGCCTCTCGCAACCCTATCTACGAATCCTTTGTCGACGGCTTCTTTATGTCGGTAGGCTTTATGGCGGTTCTTCTAGTACTGGGAGCGATGCGAGAGCTTTTAGGCACAGGTGCAATCTTTGCCAACATGGATCTGCTATTTGGTGAGTCGGCTAAGGGCTGGCAAATAGTGGTAGCGGACGACTACCCCAACTTCCTTTTTGCCATATTGCCACCCGGTGCATTCATTGGATTAGGTGTACTGATTGCTATTAAAAACTGGATAGACCTGCGTATCAAAGCGTCACAAAAACCAGTTGTTGTTGAAAAGTCAGAGCCTGTAGCGCCTGGGTCTAAGCGCGTTCGAGTAACAGGCTAA
- the nth gene encoding endonuclease III, protein MNKQKRTEIFERLKRDNPKPTTELEYSSPFELLAAVLLSAQATDVGVNKATRKLFPIANTPQGIIDLGIDGLKEKIKTIGLFNTKAENLMKTCHILVEKHNSVVPDNREDLEELPGVGRKTANVILNTAFGQPTMAVDTHIFRVSNRTGIAPGKNVLEVEKRLIRLVPEDYLIDAHHWLILHGRYVCVARKPRCGACIIEDLCEFKKKSEYA, encoded by the coding sequence ATGAACAAACAGAAGCGCACGGAGATCTTTGAAAGGCTCAAAAGGGATAATCCCAAGCCAACAACAGAGCTTGAGTACTCATCCCCGTTTGAACTCCTGGCCGCAGTACTGCTCTCCGCGCAAGCGACCGATGTAGGTGTAAACAAAGCGACCCGCAAACTATTTCCCATCGCCAATACTCCTCAAGGAATTATCGATCTAGGTATCGATGGCCTTAAAGAGAAGATCAAAACCATTGGGCTATTCAACACCAAAGCTGAAAACCTAATGAAGACCTGTCACATCTTGGTCGAAAAACACAATTCCGTTGTTCCGGATAACCGTGAAGATTTGGAAGAGCTTCCAGGCGTTGGCCGCAAGACAGCCAACGTCATTCTAAACACCGCGTTTGGCCAACCCACCATGGCCGTAGATACACACATCTTTCGTGTATCAAACCGAACCGGTATAGCGCCAGGTAAAAATGTACTAGAAGTTGAAAAGAGACTAATTCGCCTAGTACCAGAAGACTACCTGATCGATGCACACCACTGGCTCATATTGCATGGCCGCTATGTATGTGTCGCTCGCAAACCTCGCTGCGGAGCCTGTATCATTGAAGACCTCTGCGAGTTTAAAAAGAAATCTGAATACGCTTAA
- a CDS encoding DUF2185 domain-containing protein: MNEEDNKPYQGETNQTKNGFLTLMSRLVIDEKLPVRFMYKTVPEHLNDTGWRLFTGYETEEFLENEGVNMIPMPMEKVIQIDPSLEPLLEYNAGTVWERTPESEGWERVYDYKIPSANVEVSITNDVDQFAKH; this comes from the coding sequence ATGAACGAAGAAGATAACAAACCCTACCAGGGCGAAACTAATCAGACCAAGAACGGTTTTCTAACACTGATGTCACGCTTAGTGATTGACGAGAAACTACCAGTTCGCTTCATGTACAAAACCGTACCCGAGCATCTGAACGATACGGGATGGCGCCTATTTACAGGCTATGAGACTGAAGAGTTTCTAGAGAACGAAGGGGTGAATATGATCCCAATGCCAATGGAGAAGGTTATCCAAATAGACCCTTCTCTAGAGCCGCTTCTCGAATACAACGCCGGTACTGTATGGGAACGTACTCCAGAGTCGGAAGGCTGGGAGCGCGTCTACGACTACAAAATCCCAAGCGCCAACGTCGAAGTAAGCATCACCAACGACGTCGATCAGTTCGCTAAGCATTAA